One window of Thioclava sp. GXIMD4216 genomic DNA carries:
- a CDS encoding TIGR00366 family protein codes for MDFITRFSVRLVERYLPSAFVLALALTAIVFVLGIGVEGRSAMEMACYWGDGFAGLFKFAMQMTLVLLTGYILAMTPVVQRMIGALAAQASTPRQALVIVIVTSFVCYYLNWGFGMVAGAVLAREVGRRVAVHFPLIVAAAYGGELVRGPSSSIPLVIATPGHFMESKIGIVSVAQTLYAPWNIALTLALLAVLVGFFLMQKQPPCPRLLHEEAPKAPQETPDRAAPSPAERVEHSRLPTLALGLLVLTYLAGQIAESRFAITLDTVILLFLALGLVLHPNADAYTAAARKAVTAAAGIIVQFPLYAGIAGMMTASGLVTSFSNTIISVATPESFPLLTFLSAGLVNLFIPSGGGQWAIQGPIVMEAAYALGANPAHTIMAFTWGDGWTNQIQPFWALPLLGVAGLSARDIMGYLVIWLGLSGVLIAGTFTALAVLG; via the coding sequence TGGAGATGGCCTGCTATTGGGGCGACGGCTTTGCGGGGCTGTTCAAATTCGCCATGCAGATGACGCTGGTGCTGCTGACGGGCTATATTCTGGCGATGACACCGGTGGTGCAGCGGATGATCGGGGCCTTGGCGGCACAGGCCAGCACGCCGCGTCAGGCGCTGGTCATCGTGATCGTGACGAGCTTTGTGTGCTATTACCTCAACTGGGGGTTCGGCATGGTGGCAGGCGCGGTTCTGGCACGCGAGGTCGGGCGCCGTGTCGCGGTGCATTTTCCGCTGATCGTCGCGGCAGCCTATGGCGGCGAGCTGGTGCGCGGCCCGTCCTCCTCGATCCCGCTGGTCATCGCCACACCGGGGCATTTCATGGAAAGCAAGATCGGCATCGTCTCGGTGGCACAGACTCTTTACGCGCCGTGGAATATCGCGCTGACACTGGCGCTTCTGGCGGTGCTTGTCGGGTTCTTCCTGATGCAGAAGCAGCCGCCCTGCCCGCGCCTGCTACATGAAGAGGCCCCGAAGGCACCGCAAGAGACCCCCGACAGGGCCGCCCCGAGCCCCGCCGAACGGGTCGAGCATAGCCGTCTGCCCACTCTGGCATTGGGGCTTCTGGTGCTGACCTATCTGGCCGGCCAGATCGCCGAGAGCCGTTTCGCGATCACCTTGGACACGGTGATCCTGCTCTTTCTGGCGCTGGGGCTGGTGCTGCATCCCAATGCCGATGCCTATACCGCTGCCGCCCGTAAAGCCGTGACCGCTGCGGCGGGGATCATCGTGCAGTTCCCGCTTTATGCAGGGATTGCGGGGATGATGACGGCCTCCGGTCTGGTGACCAGCTTTTCCAACACGATCATCTCCGTGGCCACGCCCGAAAGCTTTCCGCTGCTGACCTTCCTCTCGGCGGGGCTGGTCAACCTGTTCATCCCCTCGGGCGGCGGGCAATGGGCCATTCAGGGGCCGATCGTGATGGAGGCGGCCTATGCGCTCGGGGCCAATCCCGCGCATACGATCATGGCCTTCACATGGGGCGATGGCTGGACGAACCAGATCCAGCCCTTCTGGGCGCTGCCGCTGCTGGGGGTGGCGGGGCTATCGGCACGCGATATCATGGGATATCTGGTGATCTGGCTGGGCCTGTCGGGCGTGCTGATCGCGGGCACATTCACCGCCCTTGCCGTCTTGGGCTGA